Proteins encoded together in one Poecile atricapillus isolate bPoeAtr1 chromosome 15, bPoeAtr1.hap1, whole genome shotgun sequence window:
- the LOC131584876 gene encoding rho GTPase-activating protein 39-like isoform X5 — MQHCSSDWVEIIEPRSQERMYVNLTTGECSWEPPPNLKVRQSDKKQWWELFDQNNNRFYYYNAITRQTVWHRPQGCDIVPLAQLQAMKGSSQPDCCGQEHRSSGGRSTVIQMAVLQEMEKGKWDSAVEKRKDPARETPTHWQPLPGTKAAMLVKVNSLRQMQSFSDSSLQLQGAPKPNSPKSLPKPAIYAQPQSTSQSPGAAKQMPSGETKQSMQIKKTESGGFCLVLMNGPTSQTPPRSRTGTPQPASPTCASPAPIYDEPSLELPIYDEPPVDMDTESIYMSGMSPSRSPSNSLKKQQQSVKLLKHPSMQQQQAAKKHGRNPSSTEYSPAGREYIKHMVNIDQSAKLSHSSAATTDTSTKLPGHLASKDSFKQSWRILEANVLKNMELHHSRQNSLQTQEYPTGISHQDSGYSTGPSPSLRKRKGRRQGTGQARPGSVGSSSELTALNDKVIAEMRAVVGRSAACRGSKISLDAESLENSVPAESSKVRFQSDHLKKCISWSSRDDVSASSRSLYRQDLDIREAFPSNVAAPQDTMRQKRTFEKIDSLEKNVTSQTNLASSSATPHSSQPETIELEPKKEGSSQHGGCVGCHFPYNNLRKPISQSSMADWASKNLNMHTQGIFRRRISISNMLSWNGGSIKKPMLITSNRTIKKEACEMFKLVQSYMGDRQTRMDRNHVALVIVTKCWSMQGLRDELYIQLIRQTTDNLCYRSLAWGWELMAISLAFFSPSPKFQSYLEGYIYRHLDSDEKIVQHIKELVDLKNKKITKSRKKRKQNTEDEGLPISTYAKYCYRKLQKVAVTGGKKGLRKPTVEEITHARNAILTPSLFGSSLEEIMLRQQDMYPGNKLPWVQTQLSQQVLALGGEQTEGIFRIPGDIDEVNALKLQVDQWKIPNSLSDPNIPEETLGVGRNLCL, encoded by the exons atgcagcactgcag CTCAGACTGGGTGGAGATCATCGAGCCCCGTTCCCAAGAGCGGATGTATGTGAACCTGACCACTGGGGAGTGCAGCTGGGAGCCCCCTCCCAACCTGAAGGTGCGCCAGTCAGACAAGAAGCAGTGGTGGGAACTCTTTGACCAGAACAACAACCGCTTCTACTACTACAATGCCATCACACGGCAGACAGTGTGGCACCGGCCCCAGGGCTGTGACATTGTGCCcttggcacagctccaggccatgaagggcagctcccagcctgaCTGCTGTGGCCAGGAGCACCGAAGCAGCGGTGGCAGAAGCACCGTCATTCAAATGGCTGTCCTCCAGGAGATGGAGAAGGGCAAGTGGGACAGTGCGgtggagaagaggaaagatCCTGCCAG GGAGACTCCTACCCActggcagcctctgccaggCACAAAAGCAGCCATGTTGGTCAAAGTGAACAGTTTGAGGCAGATGCAGAGCTTTTCAGATAGTTCTCTTCAGCTGCAGGGTGCTCCAAAGCCCAACAGTCCAAAATCTCTTCCCAAACCAGCTATATATGCTCAGCCTCAATCCACATCCcagagccctggagctgcaAAGCAAATGCCTTCTGGAGAAACAAAGCAGTCTATGCAGATCAAAAAGACAGAGAGTGGTGGGTTTTGCCTGGTGCTGATGAATGGTCCTACTTCTCAAACACCTCCAAGGAGTCGGACAGGAACACCCCAGCCTGCATCCCCTACGTGTGCCTCTCCTGCACCTATATACGATGAGCCATCTTTAGAGTTGCCAATTTATGATGAGCCACCAGTAGATATGGACACTGAAAGCATTTATATGAGTGGGATGTCTCCATCAAGGTCACCAAGCAATAGCttaaaaaagcaacagcaaTCAGTCAAATTATTGAAGCATCCCAGTATGCAACAACAACAAGCTGCAAAGAAGCATGGCAGAAATCCCTCTTCCACTGAATACAGCCCAGCTGGCAGAGAATACATAAAACATATGGTCAACATTGACCAATCTGCCAAACTCTCCCACTCTTCTGCTGCAACAACTGATACCTCCACTAAACTGCCCGGTCATCTTGCTTCAAAGGACAGCTTCAAGCAGTCTTGGAGGATCTTAGAAGCCAATGTTCTCAAGAACATGGAACTCCACCACAGTCGGCAGAACAGCCTGCAGACTCAGGAGTACCCAACTGGTATAAGCCATCAGGATTCTGGTTATTCAACTGGCCCTTCTCCAAGcttgagaaaaaggaaaggaaggaggcAAGGAACAGGTCAAGCAAGACCTGGctctgtgggcagcagcagtgaacTCACAGCTCTGAATGATAAAGTGATCGCTGAGATGCGTGCTGTGGTGGGCAGGTCAGCAGCTTGCAGGGGAAGCAAAATCAGCCTGGATGCTGAGAGCCTGGAGAACAGTGtcccagcagagagcagcaaggtCAGGTTTCAGTCTGACCACTTGAAAAAATGCatcagctggagctccagggatgatgtctcagccagcagcaggtcTCTGTACAGACAGGACCTGGACATTAGGGAAGCCTTTCCCAGCAATGTGGCTGCTCCACAGGACACAATGAGGCAGAAGAGAACTTTTGAGAAAATAGATTCTTTAGAAAAGAATGTGACCAGCCAGACAAACTTGGCTTCATCAAGCGCAACACCCCATTCCTCACAG CCCGAGACCATAGAGCTGGAGCCCAAGAAGGAGGGCAGCAGCCAGCATGGTGGCTGTGTGGGATGCCATTTCCCTTATAACAACCTACGGAAGCCCATCTCCCAGAGCAGCATGGCAGATTGGGCTTCCAAAAACCTAAACATGCACACACAAGGCATCTTCCGACGAAGGATCTCCATCTCCAACATGCTGTCCTGGAATGGCGGCTCTATCAAAAAGCCAATGCTCATCACTAGCAATCGGACCATCAAAAAAGAGGCATGTGAGATGTTCAAACTGGTGCAGAGCTACATGGGAGATCGTCAGACTCGCATGGACCGCAATCATGTGGCATTGGTCATAGTCACCAAGTGCTGGAGCATGCAAGGGTTACGGGATGAGCTCTACATACAGCTGATCCGGCAGACAACAGATAACTTGTGCTACCGAAGCCTGGCGTGGGGCTGGGAACTGATGGCCATCAGTCTGGCCTTTTTCTCCCCATCACCCAAATTTCAGTCTTACCTGGAAGGCTACATTTATCGCCACCTTGACAGTGATGAAAAAA TTGTCCAGCACATCAAGGAGCTTGTGGATCTCAAAAACAAGAAGATcacaaaatccaggaaaaagaggaaacaaaacacagagGATGAAG GTCTGCCCATTAGCACCTATGCCAAGTACTGCTACCGGAAACTCCAGAAAGTGGCCGTCACTGGAGGCAAAAAG GGCCTCCGCAAACCAACAGTGGAAGAGATAACACATGCCAGGAATGCCATCCTCACGCCATCGCTCTTCGGCAGCTCCCTGGAGGAAATCATGCTGCGGCAGCAGGACATGTACCCCGGGAACAAGCTGCCCTGGGTGCAGACACAACTGTCACAGCAGGTCCTGGCCCTGGGAGGGGAACAGACTGAGGGGATTTTCAG gATACCTGGTGACATAGATGAAGTCAATGCATTGAAGTTGCAGGTGGATCAGTGGAAAATCCCAAACAGTCTCAGTGACCCCAACATACCAG AGGAAACACTGGGAGTGGGGAGGAACCTCTGTCTCTGA